One part of the Bdellovibrio bacteriovorus genome encodes these proteins:
- a CDS encoding CsbD family protein: MNKDIFQGKIKEISGELRKKWGALTDDDIQKTKGNMEALSGLVQQKIGLSKEEASKQVSEFMTNMDRKFEGKAESAADKVNSKIDDIKNKLSH, translated from the coding sequence ATGAACAAGGATATCTTCCAAGGCAAAATCAAGGAAATATCAGGCGAGCTTCGCAAAAAATGGGGTGCCCTGACCGACGACGACATCCAAAAAACCAAAGGCAATATGGAAGCCTTAAGCGGTTTGGTTCAGCAGAAAATCGGACTTTCCAAAGAGGAAGCGTCAAAACAAGTTTCTGAATTCATGACCAACATGGACAGAAAGTTCGAGGGAAAAGCGGAATCCGCCGCAGACAAAGTGAACTCGAAAATCGATGATATCAAAAACAAGCTGTCTCACTGA
- a CDS encoding flagellar basal body-associated FliL family protein: MWSFIMEDEVAEEKAAASDVSSAPSGGSGQKPILLIALAVVNMLVVAGVGFMLYSNRKKEAAEPKIEQVIKGEAEAQHKEATEEKEVIGKVVPLETFIVNLAGSKGRKVAKVNMELEVTGSHVMEELEKRKAQIRDIIIIILSSKTYEDVSSREGKDSLRSEIKDTINSFLVQGKISNVFFTEFIYN; the protein is encoded by the coding sequence ATGTGGTCATTCATCATGGAGGATGAAGTGGCTGAAGAAAAAGCGGCAGCATCGGATGTATCGTCAGCTCCGAGCGGGGGATCTGGACAAAAGCCTATTCTACTTATTGCCTTGGCGGTCGTTAATATGCTCGTCGTTGCGGGTGTTGGATTCATGCTCTATTCCAACCGCAAGAAAGAAGCGGCAGAACCTAAAATTGAACAAGTGATCAAGGGCGAAGCAGAAGCCCAGCACAAAGAAGCCACTGAAGAAAAAGAGGTCATCGGTAAGGTCGTGCCTCTGGAAACCTTTATTGTGAATCTGGCTGGCTCCAAGGGCCGTAAAGTCGCAAAAGTGAACATGGAGCTGGAAGTGACCGGCAGCCACGTCATGGAGGAACTGGAAAAACGCAAAGCCCAGATCCGCGACATCATTATCATTATTCTATCCAGCAAGACCTACGAGGATGTTTCCTCCAGGGAAGGCAAAGACAGTCTTCGCAGTGAAATCAAGGACACCATCAATTCTTTCCTGGTGCAGGGGAAGATTTCCAACGTGTTCTTCACCGAGTTTATCTATAACTAA